From a region of the Corvus cornix cornix isolate S_Up_H32 chromosome 2, ASM73873v5, whole genome shotgun sequence genome:
- the GPLD1 gene encoding phosphatidylinositol-glycan-specific phospholipase D isoform X6, whose amino-acid sequence MFHDVSEDTHWSPFLKASIDYIRRNYPQPWEEATEKLVAFLFGIASHVVADVSWHSLGIDQGFLKAMGEIDFHGSYSEAHSVGDFGGDVVSQFELDFSYLASSWYVPVKDLAAIYKEFYGKEIITESTIAECTYLLFFELHGERLLVGKLFPTFASKSTFLVEKFHEYFLGGVDDMAFWTNNIFELTSHMLENGASSCYLPENPLFINCTKEHKDNHVRNKQSKHEHHKNTTSLLTETLEKNINYTERGVQFNIQPWATKSLRLINHAFKTNVWRALGATHQKSSKHISKPAASYFLTSPYARLGWALISADLNQDGYEDLVAGAPGYSTMGHVQIGRVYVVYSNQSGLPPEDMDLDGKADQVLQGHQPSGRFGSALAVLDFNEDGVPDLAVGAPSVGSQFLTYKGAVYVYFGTEGRGLAPEPNVTITCQYSYCNLGWSLLAADVDGNGKADLVVGSPYAPGGGKQRGFVVAFYSHINRSDQGLLSVQDANWMMEGEENYAWFGFSLASCHLENITLLLIGSPTWKTCSSCKTLLSDVRQSVGKVYGYNPPSTERWFEITGDKEMGRMGLSLASGVMSVAGNTRKVLVVGAPTADSLSRILFMSSVLHQAGLALVYDLSNSTKPSLLSTFSGDRRFSRFGGDIYLSDLDNDGLDEMIVASPLRTNGVTSILAGAAAGRVYIYNGRQASSGNVTGHCTSWTSPCPEDWAQYVLISPEELSRFGSSITTVKSERKKEVVVAAERSSAKARLGGRLFVYSL is encoded by the exons ATGTTCCATGATGTATCTGAAGACACTCACTGGTCACCATTTCTCAAAGCAAGTATTGACTACATCAGAAGGAATTATCCTCAGCCTTGGGAAGAG GCTACAGAGAAGCTGGTGGCTTTCCTGTTTGGAATTGCTTCACATGTGGTGGCAGATGTTAGCTGGCATAGCCTGGGCATTGACCAAGGATTTCTAAAGGCCATGGGAGAA atTGATTTTCATGGTTCATACTCAGAAGCTCACAGTGTTGGAGATTTTG GAGGAGATGTAGTGAGTCAGTTTGAGCTGGACTTCAGTTATCTGGCATCGAGTTG gtatgTACCTGTCAAAGACCTAGCAGCTATCTATAAGGAATTTTATGGAAAAGAGATCATAACTGAAAGCACAATTGCTGAATGTACTTATCTGCTGTTTTTTGAACT gcatgGAGAAAGGCTTCTTGTTGGCAAG CTTTTCCCAACATTTGCTAGTAAATCTACATTTCTGGTGGAGAAGTTCCATGAATATTTCCTTGGAGGAGTGGATGACATGGCATTCTGGACCAACAACATTTTTGAGCTGACGAGCCATATGCTAGAGAATGGAGCCAG TAGCTGCTACCTGCCTGAGAACCCACTGTTCATAAACTGCACAAAGGAGCACAAGGACAACCACGT CAGaaacaaacaatcaaaacaTGAACATCACAAGAATACAACTTCTTTGCTTACAGAAACACTTGAGAAGAATATAAACTATACAGAGAGAGGAGTTCAATTCAACATACAGCCTTGGGCAACA aaatccCTCCGCTTGATAAACCATGCTTTTAAAACCAATGTGTGGAGAGCATTAGGAGCTACACATCAGAAATCTTCTAAGCACATCTCCAAGCCAGCAGCTTCATATTTTCTGACTTCACCCTATGCTAGGCTTGGATG GGCACTGATCTCAGCTGACCTAAACCAGGATGGATATGAAGATCTGGTGGCTGGAGCACCAGGGTACAGCACCATGGGCCATGTTCAGATAGGAAGGGTGTATGTGGTCTACAGCAACCAGTCAGGTTTGCCACCAGAGGACATGGATCTGGATGGGAAAGCTGACCAAGTACTACAGGGTCATCAG CCTTCAGGAAGATTTGGTTCTGCCTTGGCAGTCCTGGACTTCAATGAGGATGGAGTGCCAGATCTGGCAGTTGGAGCACCTTCTGTGGGATCTCAGTTTCTTACTTACAAA GGTGCTGTATATGTCTACTTTGGAACTGAGGGAAGAGGCTTGGCACCCGAGCCAAACGTTACCATAACTTGTCAG TATTCCTACTGTAATCTTGGTTGGTCCCTCCTGGCAGCTGATGTTGATGGGAATGGAAAAGCTGATCTGGTTGTGGGCTCTCCATATGCACCAGGtggtgggaagcagagaggaTTTGTGGTTGCATTTTACTCTCATATCAACAGGAGTGACCAAG GACTCCTGTCAGTACAGGATGCCAACTGGATGatggagggggaagaaaactATGCTTGGTTTGGATTTTCACTTGCCAGCTGCCACCTGGAGAACATAACATTATTGCTGATTGGTAGCCCTACATGGAAGACTTGTTCTAG CTGCAAGACCCTCTTGTCGGATGTCAGACAGAGTGTTGGGAAGGTGTACGGGTATAACCCACCAAGTACAGAGCGCTGGTTTGAGATAACTGGAGACAAG GAGATGGGCAGAATGGGTTTGTCTCTGGCCAGTGGTGTGATGTCTGTGGCCGGGAACACAAGAAAAGTTTTGGTGGTGGGTGCACCTACTGCAG acagCCTGTCTAGGATTTTATTTATGTCCTCAGTGCTGCATCAAGCTGGACTGGCTCTGGTATATGACCTGTCAAACAGCACCAAGCCTTCTTTGCTCAGCACATTCAGTGGGGACAGAAGGTTTTCTCGTTTCGGAGGAGACATTTACTTAAGTGATCTGGATAATGATGGGCTAG ATGAAATGATTGTGGCATCCCCACTGCGAACTAACGGTGTCACCTCAATCCTGGCTGGTGCGGCAGCTGGCCGCGTTTATATTTACAACGGCAGACAGGCATCCTCGGGGAATGTCACAGGCCACTGCACATCATGGACATCTCCCTGTCCTGAGGACTGG gcaCAGTATGTTCTGATTTCTCCTGAG GAACTATCAAGATTTGGGAGTTCCATTACCACTGTGAAATCTGAAAGAAAG AAAGAAGTTGTAGTGGCAGCAGAGAGAAGTTCTGCAAAAGCTCGGCTTGGTGGAAGGCTTTTTGTCTACTCACTCTAA
- the GPLD1 gene encoding phosphatidylinositol-glycan-specific phospholipase D isoform X10 — MMYLKTLTGHHFSKQVLTTSEGIILSLGKRYVPVKDLAAIYKEFYGKEIITESTIAECTYLLFFELHGERLLVGKLFPTFASKSTFLVEKFHEYFLGGVDDMAFWTNNIFELTSHMLENGASSCYLPENPLFINCTKEHKDNHVRNKQSKHEHHKNTTSLLTETLEKNINYTERGVQFNIQPWATKSLRLINHAFKTNVWRALGATHQKSSKHISKPAASYFLTSPYARLGWALISADLNQDGYEDLVAGAPGYSTMGHVQIGRVYVVYSNQSGLPPEDMDLDGKADQVLQGHQPSGRFGSALAVLDFNEDGVPDLAVGAPSVGSQFLTYKGAVYVYFGTEGRGLAPEPNVTITCQYSYCNLGWSLLAADVDGNGKADLVVGSPYAPGGGKQRGFVVAFYSHINRSDQGLLSVQDANWMMEGEENYAWFGFSLASCHLENITLLLIGSPTWKTCSSCKTLLSDVRQSVGKVYGYNPPSTERWFEITGDKEMGRMGLSLASGVMSVAGNTRKVLVVGAPTADSLSRILFMSSVLHQAGLALVYDLSNSTKPSLLSTFSGDRRFSRFGGDIYLSDLDNDGLDEMIVASPLRTNGVTSILAGAAAGRVYIYNGRQASSGNVTGHCTSWTSPCPEDWAQYVLISPEELSRFGSSITTVKSERKKEVVVAAERSSAKARLGGRLFVYSL; from the exons ATGATGTATCTGAAGACACTCACTGGTCACCATTTCTCAAAGCAAGTATTGACTACATCAGAAGGAATTATCCTCAGCCTTGGGAAGAG gtatgTACCTGTCAAAGACCTAGCAGCTATCTATAAGGAATTTTATGGAAAAGAGATCATAACTGAAAGCACAATTGCTGAATGTACTTATCTGCTGTTTTTTGAACT gcatgGAGAAAGGCTTCTTGTTGGCAAG CTTTTCCCAACATTTGCTAGTAAATCTACATTTCTGGTGGAGAAGTTCCATGAATATTTCCTTGGAGGAGTGGATGACATGGCATTCTGGACCAACAACATTTTTGAGCTGACGAGCCATATGCTAGAGAATGGAGCCAG TAGCTGCTACCTGCCTGAGAACCCACTGTTCATAAACTGCACAAAGGAGCACAAGGACAACCACGT CAGaaacaaacaatcaaaacaTGAACATCACAAGAATACAACTTCTTTGCTTACAGAAACACTTGAGAAGAATATAAACTATACAGAGAGAGGAGTTCAATTCAACATACAGCCTTGGGCAACA aaatccCTCCGCTTGATAAACCATGCTTTTAAAACCAATGTGTGGAGAGCATTAGGAGCTACACATCAGAAATCTTCTAAGCACATCTCCAAGCCAGCAGCTTCATATTTTCTGACTTCACCCTATGCTAGGCTTGGATG GGCACTGATCTCAGCTGACCTAAACCAGGATGGATATGAAGATCTGGTGGCTGGAGCACCAGGGTACAGCACCATGGGCCATGTTCAGATAGGAAGGGTGTATGTGGTCTACAGCAACCAGTCAGGTTTGCCACCAGAGGACATGGATCTGGATGGGAAAGCTGACCAAGTACTACAGGGTCATCAG CCTTCAGGAAGATTTGGTTCTGCCTTGGCAGTCCTGGACTTCAATGAGGATGGAGTGCCAGATCTGGCAGTTGGAGCACCTTCTGTGGGATCTCAGTTTCTTACTTACAAA GGTGCTGTATATGTCTACTTTGGAACTGAGGGAAGAGGCTTGGCACCCGAGCCAAACGTTACCATAACTTGTCAG TATTCCTACTGTAATCTTGGTTGGTCCCTCCTGGCAGCTGATGTTGATGGGAATGGAAAAGCTGATCTGGTTGTGGGCTCTCCATATGCACCAGGtggtgggaagcagagaggaTTTGTGGTTGCATTTTACTCTCATATCAACAGGAGTGACCAAG GACTCCTGTCAGTACAGGATGCCAACTGGATGatggagggggaagaaaactATGCTTGGTTTGGATTTTCACTTGCCAGCTGCCACCTGGAGAACATAACATTATTGCTGATTGGTAGCCCTACATGGAAGACTTGTTCTAG CTGCAAGACCCTCTTGTCGGATGTCAGACAGAGTGTTGGGAAGGTGTACGGGTATAACCCACCAAGTACAGAGCGCTGGTTTGAGATAACTGGAGACAAG GAGATGGGCAGAATGGGTTTGTCTCTGGCCAGTGGTGTGATGTCTGTGGCCGGGAACACAAGAAAAGTTTTGGTGGTGGGTGCACCTACTGCAG acagCCTGTCTAGGATTTTATTTATGTCCTCAGTGCTGCATCAAGCTGGACTGGCTCTGGTATATGACCTGTCAAACAGCACCAAGCCTTCTTTGCTCAGCACATTCAGTGGGGACAGAAGGTTTTCTCGTTTCGGAGGAGACATTTACTTAAGTGATCTGGATAATGATGGGCTAG ATGAAATGATTGTGGCATCCCCACTGCGAACTAACGGTGTCACCTCAATCCTGGCTGGTGCGGCAGCTGGCCGCGTTTATATTTACAACGGCAGACAGGCATCCTCGGGGAATGTCACAGGCCACTGCACATCATGGACATCTCCCTGTCCTGAGGACTGG gcaCAGTATGTTCTGATTTCTCCTGAG GAACTATCAAGATTTGGGAGTTCCATTACCACTGTGAAATCTGAAAGAAAG AAAGAAGTTGTAGTGGCAGCAGAGAGAAGTTCTGCAAAAGCTCGGCTTGGTGGAAGGCTTTTTGTCTACTCACTCTAA